A part of Rhopalosiphum maidis isolate BTI-1 chromosome 3, ASM367621v3, whole genome shotgun sequence genomic DNA contains:
- the LOC113558081 gene encoding uncharacterized protein LOC113558081: MTCCAPDGDDTFLMPLKKRKHLRCPGDGQSPRERRCGNMGLDKCDALRPRPRSACAADDCDPAPKQVTFPGPCFEDSAEWQSTKSTAAGLFQALGQHYDEPWFPTVINEWSTLYYQCSHACDYWQCREEWLAGDEEVRLTIWSEVLKYREQHERQQNGCATEVTKTYGCPNKANDRFDLHHKNVEPLCEEDLPSTDERARDEAEATEIALADPDDNPDWVEMRRKMRGSFAALNVARCEVSAELLDHIMIELCKYWANAPETENSCQIDQQLERNIIREIQNFRFKLFDVAVIIEPEIQQRGPDACQEPDPCRKQEPCQKPEPCRKPEPCGNSEPCSLPESEPCSSPDLEPCARSEPKPCCPKKPESCCLREPEQCCPQKPESCCPPKPDSCRLKEPGQCCPQKPESCKMLEPLQKPEPCCPKKPEPCCPKKPEPCCPKKPEPCCPKNPELCCSQGPESYCSQNPVPCCPMSPPKPKCCARRRSTKTKLAEARARHNATQVRDRDVTTGWLGGNPHQ; this comes from the exons ATGACCTGCTGCGCTCCAGATGGCGACGATACGTTTCTGATGCCGCTGAAGAAGAGAAAACATCTGCGCTGTCCGGGCGACGGTCAATCGCCGCGCGAGAGACGATGCGGCAACATGGGCCTGGACAAGTGCGACGCGCTTAGGCCCCGTCCGCGTAGCGCATGCGCTGCAGACGACTGCGATCCGGCACCAAAGCAGGTGACATTTCCCGGACCGTGTTTCGAGGACTCGGCCGAGTGGCAGTCTACCAAGTCGACGGCAGCAGGCCTGTTTCAGGCCCTGGGCCAGCATTACGACGAACCGTGGTTCCCGACCGTGATCAACGAATGGTCCACACTTTATTACCAGTGCAGCCACGCGTGCGATTACTGGCAGTGCCGGGAAGAGTGGCTGGCCGGCGACGAGGAGGTTCGGTTGACCATATGGTCCGAGGTGCTCAAGTACAGGGAACAGCACGAGAGGCAGCAAAACGGATGCGCTACTGAG GTAACAAAAACCTATGGATGCCCAAACAAGGCCAACGATCGATTCGACCTACATCACAAGAATGTAGAACCCTTATGTGAGGAAGATCTGCCATCTACAGATGAGAGGGCACGAGACGAAGCTGAGGCGACTGAAATAGCTCTCGCGGATCCGGATGACAACCCTGACTGGGTGGAAATGCGACGCAAGATGCGTGGCTCGTTCGCGGCGCTAAACGTAGCCCGATGCGAAGTCAGTGCTGAGCTACTAGACCACATCATGATCGAACTGTGCAAGTACTGGGCTAACGCACCTGAAACTGAGAACTCCTGTCAAATCGACCAGCAACTGGAGCGGAACATCATTCGAGAGATTCAAAACTttcgatttaaattatttgacgtGGCCGTTATAATTGAACCAGAAATACAGCAGCGCGGTCCGGATGCGTGTCAAGAGCCGGACCCTTGCAGGAAGCAGGAACCTTGTCAGAAACCAGAACCGTGTCGGAAGCCTGAACCTTGTGGAAATTCGGAACCATGTTCTCTACCAGAGTCGGAACCGTGTTCATCACCAGATCTGGAACCATGTGCTCGATCAGAGCCAAAACCTTGCTGCCCAAAAAAGCCAGAATCTTGTTGTCTGCGGGAACCGGAACAATGTTGCCCTCAGAAACCGGAAT CATGCTGCCCACCGAAGCCAGATTCTTGTCGCCTGAAAGAACCGGGACAGTGTTGCCCTCAGAAACCAGAATCGTGTAAAATGCTGGAACCTTTGCAGAAGCCGGAACCGTGCTGTCCAAAAAAGCCGGAACCGTGCTGCCCAAAGAAGCCGGAACCGTGCTGTCCAAAGAAGCCGGAGCCATGCTGTCCAAAGAACCCGGAATTATGTTGCTCACAGGGACCAGAATCGTACTGTTCACAAAATCCTGTACCGTGCTGCCCAATGTCACCACCTAAACCTAAGTGTTGTGCCCGCAGACGATCTACGAAAACAAAGTTGGCTGAAGCCCGAGCTCGGCATAACGCTACACAAGTTCGGGATCGTGACGTTACAACTGGATGGTTAGGTGGGAACCCCCACCAATAA
- the LOC113556778 gene encoding elongin-C-like, protein MSADKVENGQDEASSGNGGCEGPDATYIKLVASDGHEFIIKRKLAMVSNTIKAMLSGPGQFSENETNVIHFKEIPSHVLQKVCMYFAYKDPYTDCPNEVPEFPIPAEISVELLMAANFLDC, encoded by the exons ATGAGCGCCGACAAGGTGGAAAACGGTCAG GACGAAGCGAGTTCGGGAAATGGTGGATGTGAAGGTCCAGATGCGACGTATATCAAGCTGGTAGCTAGTGACGGTCacgagtttataataaaacgcaaGCTTGCCATGGTATCAAACACAATCAAAGCTATGTTAAGTGGCCCCGGTCAGTTTTCAGAAAATGAAACAAATGTAATCCACTTCAAAGAAATACC ttctcATGTTTTACAAAAGGTATGTATGTACTTCGCATACAAAGATCCTTATACAGATTGCCCAAATGAAGTTCCTGAGTTCCCTATTCCAGCAGAAATTTCTGTAGAACTTCTGATGGCAGCTAATTTTTTGGATTGTTAA